One Helicobacteraceae bacterium genomic window, AACCGTAATAAATAAACGCTATCAACGCGATTGCTAGAACGACTCTCATATATCCGCCTTACCGCATACGCCAAAAAGCCGATCGCTTTTGCGAGCGAATTAGCCTTCTCTCTCGCGCCAATTATAGCGACCTAAGACAGACAAGGCAAGCTCGTCCGCGGCGGGTTTATAGCCTACATTGTTTTGATTTTGGCTATAAAGTCGGGTTTGGCGAAACTAATATCGCTCTCCTCTTGACCGATTTTACTTGCAAGCGTCAGATCGTCGTAACTTGAAATATTGTTAAACGCCCATGTGTGAAACATTTCGTTAATCTGCTTTGCGTTGGAGAGTTTCCATTTCGCGGCGAAAGCCTCTATTTCGCTTTGGCTCTTTGCGACGCTAAAGCTAACAATCACCGATCCCGTAGAGACATACTCCTGCTGCGGGTCGCCGTTTTTGTAGTAGCGGTTGGATTTAACGCTGTCTGTCGATTGGGCGTTTGGCGTTTGCGGCGCGATGGCGTAGTAGCCGTTTTTGTTCGGCGACTCTTTGATCTCGATAGTCTCCGCGACGACAATAGGCTCGGCGCACGCGATCATCGCTAGCGCCAACGGCAAAAGATAGCGTTTCATTAGTTGCTCCTTCCATGGATTTTAATTCTCCATTCTCTGAAAGTTCGGGTTTGATTAGCGCCGCCAATCGTCAGCTTCCAATTCCCGTCGGCTTCTTCGTCAAGGTGGCGCGCCGTTCCAAAGCGAAATCCGCCGTTAAATATGTTTTTCTGCCACGCGCTGGAGCCTGAGCCGCTATAGTCGTTATAGGCAAGCTCGGATACGGTTCCGTCTGGCGAGGTTAGCGTGATATTTAGCTTAAGCGCCGCCGCCGAATCGTCTATATCGACCCATACGTCAACATGTTCGATTTTATCTATGCCGCTACCAGAAACGTTAATCGTTCTTTCGGTCGGCGACAAAAAATTAACGGAACTGTTTATGTTTTGGGGCTCCTCTTTCGTTTTTAGCGCTCCAAGCGAAGTAAAGGTTTTCGCTTTTTTAACGGCGGCGCAAGCGTTGACCGCGCCAAATCCGTAGTTGTGATTAATATGCCAGCCCGCGCCGTTGTTCTTCCAGTCGTTATTTGACGAATCATTTTTCCTAGCCGTAGTCGCTAAGATATAGCGAACGTCGCGCCACGTTAGATTTGGATTTGCCTCTAGCATTAGCGCCGCTACGCCTGAAACCATAGGGGTCGCCGCGCTGGTGCCGTTCATAAACGCGGTATATTCCCCATTGTTATTTTTTTCGTGCTTTGTTTCGTGTTTTGCGGAATAACCTTTGTCGCACCCTTTAATGTCCGTCGTTAAAATACCTGGATTACTAGATGGTTCGCCGCCGTAGGCGCTAACCAGCAAATTGGCTCCTTTGTTGGAATAATAGGTATATTTGCCGTCGGATCTAAGCGCCGCTACGCTAATCGACTGAAATAGGCTTTGCATGGAGTCGTAGTTGCCGTTGCCGTTATGCTCGCGATGGTTGCCCGCCGCAAACACATATATCCTGCCTTTATTGTTGCGTCCCGTGGTAGCGCCCTCTATTATCGCGTTGTCCAGCAACTCGTTAACCGATATGGCCAATGTAGAACCCCATGAATTAGACGAGACGTCGACCCCTTTGCCCATCGCGCCTGCCGTTTGTGTGTTGCTAGCGGAAAAACCGCAATCAAGCCCGATATTTAGCCCGGCTAACTTTGCCGATGGCGCCACGCCCATAACGCCCGCGCCGTTAGACCCTCTCGCGCCCGCGATGCCAGCCGTCATTGTGCCGTGCGCGCACTCGGCGGTTGTAGCGACGGGGTAGGGATCGTTTTTATTGGTTTTATAGTTCCAGCTTAACGCCGACTTGGTTGGCGCTAGATCGGGGTGCGTAAAGTCGGTTCCGTTATCGACTATCCCGATCGTTACGCCGTTTCCTTTGAAACCTTGCCGCCACGCTAGCAAAACATTAAGATCTTCGCCCGCTTTAAGCGCCGGAGTAAAAACGCCCGACTTTTGCCCGATATTATCTAGGTGCCATTGAAACTTGGCGAGCGGATCGTTACCGGTAATGTTGGAGGTTTTGCCGTTAAGATTAAAAACGGCCGTATCGGTGCTAGTTGGACAAGTCGCCTGCGGCGCGAAGGATAATGGACCGAGTATAAGTTCGTTCAACGTCGTTTGCTCGATATCGGTTTTAATTGCAATCAAAGAATTTACATTGAAATCGCTATTGTCGGTAAAGGTTATCCGAGCGGTTGAATTTGTTAATAGACAAGCGTCTTCGTCGTATTCGTCGTCCTTATCGCTTCCTTCTCCTCCGCAACCCGCAAAAAGCCCAAACGCCGCGAAAATCGCCGCATAGCAGATAAGCGTTTTCATAACTTTCGATCCTTTGGCAAGAGAGAGCGCCCCCCCCCCGCTGGACGGGGTAATAGCCGTCTTACAAACCAAACGCATGCTCTCTCCTTTTTTAAACGCTGAAGCGCGTAAATTAGCTTTGTAAATTATAGCGTTTCGTTACAACTATTCGCATTAAAGTTAGGAGCGATAACGGACGCGCTTTTGGAATTTGTTCGTCGGGCGCGTGGTAAAAAGTCAAAACCCGCCGAAGCGGTTATACGATTAAACGCGGCTGGATATTTACGGGCGAGCGTTAGGAGGCGCGAGCGATCTAATTTTATTGAAAGCCGATCGCGACAAAACCTACAATTTGCGGACCGATTAAGAGCGTCGAGGGATATTTTCGCCGATTTGCCGCCGCGAAAATTTCCAAAACGGGCGAAAATCTCATTTTAACCTACTATCGGCGGGCTTAAAAACCGCCCGCGCAAAACGCGATTTGTAGGCAAACTTAACATAAAAGCGGGCGTTGGGCGGGTTGGGCGCTATAAGCCGATCTCTTTTTGCCGCGACAAAGCGTCCGATCGCGCTAAGCGTCGCGCAGGATTTTATAGCGATCGTTTTGGCGCGCGTTCTTTACGTAGCGTTTTAGCCGCGCGCTTATGGGGCGATAAATTGCGTTTCGCCCGCTTTCGCCTCGATAAAAACTTCGCGGACAATCCCGTCAATTTCCAAATAGATCGTCTCGCCGCTAAAAACGCCGTCGATCTGAACGGCAAAATTATCGCCGTCCGTAATCGTGATCGGCGTTTCGCCGCCTGTTCGCTCCCGATTAGGCATATACAGGCGAACGCGCGATCGCCCCGATACGGCGAAACTATCTTCGTTCGCCAATTCGCCGACGGGCGCGGGAGTTTCGCCGTCGCTTAAACGCGAATCGCCGCACCCAACCAGCAAAAGCGCCAGCGCCAATCGCGATAGCCTCATTTTATCCGCTCCAAGCGGTAAAACTCGCCGTCTTGATAGTTTCGCGCCTCAAAACCGTTGAAGTCTATCAGGCGAAAACCTTCCGGCAGAGTAAGCGGCGCGTTTTCGCCCTCTCCAACGCCGACATAACGCGCGTTTTTAAGCCAGATCGGACTTTGCGGCGTTATAAGCAGTTCGATCTCGCCTTCCTCCGCGGCGAAAACCTGATACATTCCTCCGGAACGCAAGCGATGAAGGCGGTTAAGCGATTGCGGCAGGCGGCTATCGTATTGCGCCCAAAGCGCGGCGCGATCCGTTTCTGCGATCTCGATCGCCTTCGTTACGCCCGTAAGAGCGTCGCTTTTTAGATCGCCGTTTGGCGCAAGCGGGTTCCAGCCGCGCCTAAAAAACGCGACCGCCTTGCGCGGTCTTATCGGAAGCGACGCAAAACTTTCGCCGCCGTATTCCAGCGCGATCGCGCCGCCCCATTTCGCGCGCAAAAACGCCGCGCTTTCGTCGATGATCGTCAAGCGTCGCGGTTCGCCCTCCTCGTCCTCGCCGTAAATCCACCCAAAGGGCAAAAAGCGATCTTCGCTTATCAAAACCGCCTTTGCCTCGAAGCCCTCCGCGTTCAGGCGAACCTCGCTTCCGTTTGGCAGCGTCGGATAAGCCAGATCGCCGCTAAAGAGACGAACGCCGTAGCGATCGGCGTATAACGCGCCGCCCCCCGCTCGCGCCTCCAGCGCGCCGCCGCTTAGGATGGTTGCGCTTAAAGGCGCTGCGATCGATACGCTGCTCTCGCCGATCGCGCCGCGAACGCTCGCGTCGTTCTCGATTGTCAGCGTTATATTTTCGCAACTTAATATATAGCCGCCCTCCGCGCGTTCGGTTAGTTTCGCGCGCGGCGGCGCCAAGAGAGCTAACAGAGCTTTTTTTTGCGCGTCGCGAAACTCTACGCTAAGCCAGCCGCCCTCTAGCGTTTGTATAGTCCGCGAAACCCCGTCGATCGTTTTTGTAAGCGGCGTTTTAGCCGCGCCGAATTCGGATCGCCCGACGATTTTAATATCGATCGCGATCGGCTCCGCGCCCTTAAACGGGATAAAGATAAGCCGATCGTTGCCCAGCGCGTCGGCGTTTGCGATAAACGTCAGCCCTTTATCGTCGATAAACGCGGCGCCCTTTGTAGGCTCCAACGCGATTATCGGCTCGAACTTGAAAGCCGACCAAAAGGGCGTTCGCGCCCTCGCGCCCGACTCTATCTCCAAAAACGCGTCAAGCGCGATCAATCCGCGCTCGGTTATCGCGATCTGTTTTTTGACCAGCCTATCGTCTTTCGCGGCATAAACGGCGAAAAAACCGCCCTTTGGCTCGCCAGAATATACAACTCTGTCGCCTTCGATCGCGAGCGTTCCGTAAGGGGCGCCGCTTAGCGCGGGCGGCGCGTTTTGGGCTAGGTCGTCTATGCGCCATATAAACGGGTTTGACTTCGCGCGGCTTTCAAAGGAGATAAAACGGCTGTAGTCCGCGCCGAGCGGCGCGATCTCGACTAGCCCTTCGCCCTTTTTGCCAAGCGATCTAACCTCGATGTAGTTTTCGTTTTCGTTGATTTTCAGGTCGATGATCGACGGCGTATGATTAACGGCGATCCACTTTTCATTCAAAAACAGCCTGATCCTCTCCGGTTTGCCGTCCGCGCTTAAAACGCGGTGTTCAAACTCCTGCGCGAACGCGAAAACGGCGAAAACAAGAAAAGTCCGCAAATAACCGCCCATTGACGGCATTTTAACCGCGAACGAATAAAAAACGCGCCCCGAACGACTAGTTTTTGCTCTTTGGCAATCAATAAAACTCGCAACTTTAATATAAACAAATCTAAACTACTCATAAAATTTGTAAGGAGATCACAATGATTGATTGGACAAAAGAGCTGAAGCTGGATTCGGTCGGCAGAGTTTATCGCAACCTCTCATACGACGAGATTTACGAGCATGAGAAGAGCAACGGCGAAGTCGTCTTTACAAAAAGCGGCGCGGCGGCGGTCGATACGGGCAAATTCACGGGACGCAGTCCAAAGGACAAATATTTTGTGAAAGCCGATCCGTCGCAAAAATATATCGCGTGGGGCAAGGTCAATCAACCGACCTCGAAAGAGGCGTTTGACGATCTATTCAAGCTCGCTAGGGAGCGTTTGAGCGGCAAGGATATTTACGTGTTTGACGGCTATAGCGGCGCCAACGCCAAAACCCGTAAAAGCGTGCGCTTCGTTACGGAGCTTGCGTGGCAGCACCACTTTGTAACCAATATGTTTATCCGTCCCGATAGGCGGGATTTGGAAAACTACAAGCCCGATTTTATCGTTTATAACGCCTGCAAAACGGTCGATAACGACTACAAAAAACGCGGGCATAACTCCGAGGTGTTTGTGGTGTTCAACGTCGAGGAGAATATCGCGCTGATCGGCGGCACGTATTACGGCGGCGAGATGAAAAAGGGCATATTCACGATGATGAACTATTGGCTGCCGCTTCAGGGTATCCTCTCTATGCACTGCTCGGCAAACGTGGGCGAAAAGGGCGACGTCGCGCTATTTTTCGGGCTTTCAGGCACGGGCAAAACGACGCTTTCAACCGATCCCGCGCGCAGGCTGATTGGCGACGACGAACACGGCTGGGACGACGACGGCATATTTAACTTCGAGGGCGGTTG contains:
- a CDS encoding S8 family serine peptidase, with the protein product MRLVCKTAITPSSGGGALSLAKGSKVMKTLICYAAIFAAFGLFAGCGGEGSDKDDEYDEDACLLTNSTARITFTDNSDFNVNSLIAIKTDIEQTTLNELILGPLSFAPQATCPTSTDTAVFNLNGKTSNITGNDPLAKFQWHLDNIGQKSGVFTPALKAGEDLNVLLAWRQGFKGNGVTIGIVDNGTDFTHPDLAPTKSALSWNYKTNKNDPYPVATTAECAHGTMTAGIAGARGSNGAGVMGVAPSAKLAGLNIGLDCGFSASNTQTAGAMGKGVDVSSNSWGSTLAISVNELLDNAIIEGATTGRNNKGRIYVFAAGNHREHNGNGNYDSMQSLFQSISVAALRSDGKYTYYSNKGANLLVSAYGGEPSSNPGILTTDIKGCDKGYSAKHETKHEKNNNGEYTAFMNGTSAATPMVSGVAALMLEANPNLTWRDVRYILATTARKNDSSNNDWKNNGAGWHINHNYGFGAVNACAAVKKAKTFTSLGALKTKEEPQNINSSVNFLSPTERTINVSGSGIDKIEHVDVWVDIDDSAAALKLNITLTSPDGTVSELAYNDYSGSGSSAWQKNIFNGGFRFGTARHLDEEADGNWKLTIGGANQTRTFREWRIKIHGRSN
- the pckA gene encoding phosphoenolpyruvate carboxykinase (ATP), translated to MIDWTKELKLDSVGRVYRNLSYDEIYEHEKSNGEVVFTKSGAAAVDTGKFTGRSPKDKYFVKADPSQKYIAWGKVNQPTSKEAFDDLFKLARERLSGKDIYVFDGYSGANAKTRKSVRFVTELAWQHHFVTNMFIRPDRRDLENYKPDFIVYNACKTVDNDYKKRGHNSEVFVVFNVEENIALIGGTYYGGEMKKGIFTMMNYWLPLQGILSMHCSANVGEKGDVALFFGLSGTGKTTLSTDPARRLIGDDEHGWDDDGIFNFEGGCYAKTIKLDPNSEPEIYAAIKRDALLENVVVRGDLSVDYDDGSKTENTRVSYPIEHIANHEKTLKAGHPNNIIFLSYDAFGVLPPVAKLTKEQAMYYFLSGYTAKVAGTERGVTEPQTTFSACFGEVFMTLHPTDYAKLLGEKIDKHKANVYLVNTGLSGGAYGVGKRMSIKTTRGCVNAILNGSIEKAAFKTTPIFGLAIPETLEGVDSAILDPKSAWADKAAYDRTAKKLAEEFIKNFKRYQGGNSAFDFSAAGPKV